Proteins from a single region of Juglans microcarpa x Juglans regia isolate MS1-56 chromosome 5S, Jm3101_v1.0, whole genome shotgun sequence:
- the LOC121267294 gene encoding uncharacterized protein LOC121267294, which produces MDACHVLLGRPYQYDRSVIHDWQKNTYSLSIKRKKIVLAPHRERTTPTSIATSSNLLSMSRFLDEIGHEDVIYILLPCTNSAVDMSPNLPAGVLQLLVEFSNLMPKDLPHRLLPMRDIQHQIDLVPGISLPNQLAYHLSPKESKESQHQEVELFERGYICESKSPCAVIAYWYRRKMVPSVCVLIVEQSTISQ; this is translated from the coding sequence ATGGATGCTTGTCATGTATTATTAGGCAGGCCTTATCAGTATGATCGCAGTGTTATTCATGACTGGCAGAAGAATACGTATTCCCTTagtataaaaaggaaaaagattgtGTTGGCACCTCATCGGGAAAGAACCACTCCTACCTCAATAGCCACTAGTTCTAATCTACTTTCCATGTCTAGGTTTCTAGACGAGATTGGGCATGAAGATGTAATTTACATCTTGCTCCCTTGCACGAATAGTGCAGTAGACATGAGCCCAAATTTACCAGCAGGGGTGCTACAACTACTAGTAGAGTTTTCTAACTTGATGCCAAAAGACCTTCCTCATAGGCTGCTACCTATGAGGGATATTCAACATCAGATCGACCTTGTTCCAGGGATAAGTTTGCCAAATCAACTTGCATATCACCTTAGTCCTAAGGAATCTAAAGAGTCACAGCATCAGGAGGTAGAGTTATTTGAGAGGGGCTACATCTGTGAGAGCAAAAGTCCATGTGCAGTCATTGCCTACTGGTACCGAAGAAAGATGGTTCCTAGCGTATGTGTGTTGATAGTAGAGCAATCAACAATATCACAATGA